A single window of Carettochelys insculpta isolate YL-2023 chromosome 13, ASM3395843v1, whole genome shotgun sequence DNA harbors:
- the ZIC3 gene encoding zinc finger protein ZIC 3 — MSMLLDAGPQFPALGVGGFGAPRHHEGPSRDAAAGGMGLGPFGDASHAAAFKLSPAAHELSSGQSSAFTPQGSGYANALAHHHHHHHHPHAGQVPAYGGAAAAAAFNSTRDFLFRQREPASGGAQPGIFGGSAGSLHGPPGLAESPGYLLFPGLHEQSPGHPSPGGPVENGQMHLGLRGELFGRPDPYRAVSSPRTDPYASAQFHNYSPMNVNMGMNVAAHHHHHHHHHHGPGAFFRYMRQPIKQELSCKWLEEGPLSRPKKSCDRTFSTMHELVTHVTMEHVGGPEQNNHICYWEECPREGKSFKAKYKLVNHIRVHTGEKPFPCPFPGCGKIFARSENLKIHKRTHTGEKPFKCEFEACDRRFANSSDRKKHMHVHTSDKPYVCKVCDKSYTHPSSLRKHMKVHESQGSESSPAASSGYESSTPPALSSAGPKDSAKTPPAAAAAAAAPSSAGHNPGLPPNFNEWYV; from the exons ATGAGCATGCTGCTGGACGCGGGGCCGCAGTTCCCCGCGCTGGGAGTCGGCGGCTTCGGGGCCCCGCGCCACCACGAGGGGCCCAGCCGCGACGCGGCCGCCGGCGGGATGGGGCTGGGCCCCTTCGGGGACGCCTCCCACGCGGCCGCCTTTAAGCTCAGCCCGGCCGCCCACGAGCTGTCGTCCGGCCAGAGCTCGGCCTTCACCCCGCAGGGCTCGGGCTACGCCAACGCGCTggcgcaccaccaccaccaccaccaccacccccacgcCGGCCAGGTGCCCGCCTACGGGGgcgcggccgccgccgccgccttcaACTCCACGCGGGACTTTCTCTTCCGCCAGCGGGAGCCCGCCTCGGGCGGCGCCCAGCCCGGCATCTTCGGCGGCTCGGCCGGCAGCCTGCATGGGCCGCCGGGCCTGGCGGAGAGCCCGGGCTACCTGCTCTTCCCGGGGCTGCACGAGCAGAGCCCCGGCCACCCCTCGCCCGGCGGGCCGGTGGAGAACGGGCAGATGcacctggggctgcggggggagctCTTCGGGCGGCCGGACCCTTACCGGGCCGTCTCCAGCCCGCGGACGGACCCGTACGCCAGCGCCCAGTTCCACAACTACTCCCCCATGAACGTCAATATGGGCATGAACGTGGCGGCccatcaccatcaccaccaccaccaccaccacggccCGGGCGCTTTCTTCCGCTACATGCGCCAGCCCATCAAGCAAGAGCTGTCCTGCAAGTGGCTGGAGGAGGGCCCGCTCAGCCGGCCCAAAAAGAGCTGCGACCGGACGTTCAGCACCATGCACGAACTAGTCACCCATGTGACGATGGAGCACGTCGGCGGGCCGGAGCAGAACAACCACATCTGCTACTGGGAGGAGTGCCCGCGGGAGGGCAAGTCCTTCAAGGCCAAATACAAACTGGTGAACCACATTCGGGTGCACACGGGGGAgaagcccttcccctgccccttcccgggCTGCGGGAAGATCTTTGCCAGGTCCGAGAACCTGAAGATCCACAAAAGGACGCATACGG GGGAGAAACCCTTCAAGTGCGAGTTCGAGGCCTGCGACCGGCGCTTCGCCAACAGCAGCGACCGCAAGAAGCACATGCACGTGCACACCTCGGACAAGCCCTACGTGTGCAAGGTGTGCGACAAGTCCTACACGCACCCCAGCTCGCTGCGCAAGCACATGAAG GTGCACGAATCGCAGGGCTCCGAGTCCTCCCCCGCCGCCAGCTCAGGCTACGAGTCGTCCACCCCGCCCGCGCTCAGCTCCGCCGGCCCCAAAGACTCCGCTAAGACCCcgccagccgccgccgccgccgccgccgcgccgAGCAGCGCCGGCCACAACCCCGGCCTGCCCCCCAATTTCAACGAGTGGTACGTGTGA